The following nucleotide sequence is from Thioalbus denitrificans.
CGATGACATCATCATCTGGGTTGCTCGAGACTCTCGCGGACAGGCCAAGCTCTTCATTTCTGCTCCGCGCGAAGTACCCATCCGCCGCACCGAGTTGGTCCCGCACAAGGCCACAAAGACCGGCCTGACACAGCGCCCCGACCAATACTCTATTTCACACACCCGACGCTAGGGCGACTCGATATGGAAATCGATTTTGAAATCAAGGAAATGCCCAATGAGCATGGCACTGGAACCCTCTGG
It contains:
- a CDS encoding carbon storage regulator, whose translation is MLVLELESGGAVRIGDDIIIWVARDSRGQAKLFISAPREVPIRRTELVPHKATKTGLTQRPDQYSISHTRR